The Paraflavitalea devenefica genome contains a region encoding:
- a CDS encoding TonB-dependent receptor: MRIQLRTDCKRFFLLCFFNTGILLSAVAQTIKGTVAGKDGQLPGATVNASSTSRSASTDLNGAFTLSLPATGKTTITISYVGYETKILDLEVKPGITDAGIIELSAAQSQLGQVVVKGTIAASQAKAYSIKKNSIAIMDVLAADAIGKLPDRNAAEAVQRMQGVAVARYHGEADAATVRGTPFAWTSTMFNGSRLPSSNVLGNRSSVLDAVPSEIIQYVQVAKALTPDWEGDAIGGSVNFITRTAPVKRQLNASVAGGYNTFSQNSTYNASLVYGDRFFNNKLGIILASAIWDRQWGTDSYDVSYNTGLANPVQQKSINSIMFKRYMGKRQTYGANLGLEYAFNTSHKLIFRGLMDKFNDIRPVYESYIDYTNSRYQYNYRYSHYQTKLNGAELGGEHQLAARVKLDWSVSDYISKYFLETPPTNGNKGLPIATFRQKITGGFNNLSSDGKRYWGFDSPDGIGGDPLHFDAGVKNAAEKMDDTKLTLQQLVIAQLDTKEEDKTAQLNLKINATDKVSLKFGGKYRHKERTSTFGSNIVFLPGAALGVPNSPALLSLSQLSRADFPKGNGFFQEMAGNYDQYIVNPLAKQQLFDLYDTAMLRKNGFRNVTPAGNATNFYTGTEDVIAGYAMAEIDATEKLKLIAGVRNEYTSLELKGSKATTTGSPATTTITPVTVKNDYNALLPMVHVKYSLNKQANIRAAFTRTFVRANFNDMTPGESVDNTKAPITITKGNPDLKPTFANNFDLMGEYYFSNIGLLSGGFFYKQIQDVIFSDKVFYTENGNNYALTQARNLDNAHLYGFEAGINKRFNFLKGFWSGFGVEFNYTWIESEVKVPRTTGTTKVMDKTSLPNQSKSLFNAILFYERNGVMVRLAGNYRGKSVETINLQLGPDFYIWTDKNFTLDASATISITKNLKAFVELNNLTNEPLRTYMGDQRRVTMTEWYGLRGQGGIRWDIIK; encoded by the coding sequence ATGCGCATCCAATTACGAACTGACTGCAAACGCTTTTTCCTGCTCTGCTTCTTCAACACAGGTATCCTGTTATCTGCTGTTGCACAAACGATCAAAGGCACCGTAGCCGGTAAAGACGGGCAACTACCCGGCGCTACGGTCAATGCTTCCAGCACCAGCAGGTCGGCGTCTACCGACCTGAATGGTGCTTTCACCCTCTCCCTTCCTGCCACCGGGAAAACAACCATTACGATATCTTATGTAGGTTATGAAACCAAAATACTGGACCTGGAGGTAAAACCCGGTATTACCGATGCCGGTATTATTGAACTGAGTGCCGCACAAAGCCAGTTGGGCCAGGTAGTTGTCAAAGGCACCATAGCTGCTTCGCAGGCCAAAGCCTATAGCATCAAGAAGAATTCCATCGCTATTATGGATGTACTGGCGGCTGATGCCATTGGTAAATTGCCGGATCGTAATGCCGCCGAAGCTGTACAACGTATGCAGGGGGTGGCTGTAGCCCGGTACCATGGCGAAGCTGATGCCGCCACCGTAAGAGGTACTCCTTTTGCCTGGACCTCTACTATGTTCAACGGCAGCCGCCTGCCCAGTTCCAATGTACTGGGCAACCGTTCCTCCGTATTGGATGCCGTGCCTTCTGAGATCATTCAGTATGTACAGGTGGCCAAGGCGCTGACACCCGATTGGGAAGGTGATGCTATCGGTGGTTCCGTAAACTTTATCACCCGCACGGCACCAGTAAAACGTCAACTGAATGCCAGTGTAGCGGGCGGCTATAATACCTTTTCACAAAATAGCACCTATAATGCCTCGCTGGTTTATGGCGACCGCTTCTTTAATAACAAGCTGGGCATTATACTGGCCAGCGCTATCTGGGACCGCCAGTGGGGTACTGATAGTTATGATGTGAGCTATAATACCGGGCTGGCCAATCCGGTACAGCAGAAGTCGATCAACAGCATCATGTTCAAACGCTATATGGGTAAAAGGCAAACGTATGGGGCCAACCTCGGATTGGAGTATGCCTTCAACACTTCCCATAAGTTGATTTTCCGCGGACTGATGGATAAGTTCAATGATATACGTCCTGTGTACGAATCCTATATTGATTACACCAATAGCCGCTACCAATACAATTACCGCTATTCCCATTACCAGACAAAACTGAACGGTGCAGAACTGGGCGGCGAGCACCAGCTTGCTGCCCGGGTAAAACTGGACTGGTCGGTGAGCGATTATATATCTAAATACTTCCTGGAAACACCTCCTACCAATGGCAACAAAGGCCTGCCGATTGCTACCTTCCGCCAAAAGATCACTGGCGGGTTCAACAACCTCTCCAGCGATGGAAAAAGGTACTGGGGTTTTGATTCGCCCGATGGCATAGGCGGTGATCCCCTGCATTTTGATGCCGGCGTAAAAAATGCGGCAGAAAAAATGGATGATACCAAACTCACCTTGCAGCAATTGGTGATCGCCCAACTGGATACCAAAGAAGAAGATAAGACCGCCCAATTGAACCTGAAGATAAATGCCACCGATAAGGTAAGCCTGAAGTTTGGCGGCAAATACCGCCACAAAGAGCGCACCAGCACCTTTGGTTCCAATATCGTATTCCTACCAGGTGCGGCTTTGGGTGTTCCCAATTCACCAGCCCTGCTGTCACTGAGCCAACTAAGCCGGGCTGATTTTCCCAAAGGGAATGGGTTCTTTCAGGAGATGGCGGGGAATTATGATCAGTACATCGTTAACCCGCTTGCCAAACAGCAGTTGTTCGACCTGTATGATACAGCCATGCTGCGCAAGAATGGCTTCAGAAATGTTACCCCCGCCGGCAATGCTACTAATTTTTATACCGGCACAGAAGATGTAATAGCAGGTTATGCCATGGCAGAAATTGATGCTACAGAAAAGCTGAAGCTCATCGCCGGCGTGCGCAATGAATATACCAGCCTGGAGCTGAAAGGCTCCAAAGCCACTACAACCGGCTCTCCCGCTACCACTACTATTACACCAGTCACCGTAAAGAACGACTACAATGCCCTGCTGCCCATGGTGCATGTGAAATACAGTCTTAACAAGCAGGCCAATATCCGCGCTGCCTTTACCCGCACTTTTGTGCGCGCCAATTTCAATGATATGACGCCGGGCGAATCGGTAGACAATACCAAGGCACCTATCACCATCACCAAGGGCAATCCCGATCTGAAACCCACCTTTGCCAATAATTTCGACCTGATGGGTGAATACTATTTCTCTAACATCGGGTTATTATCAGGCGGCTTTTTCTATAAGCAGATCCAGGATGTTATTTTCAGCGATAAGGTGTTTTATACAGAAAATGGCAACAACTATGCCCTTACACAGGCGCGTAACCTGGACAATGCCCACCTCTACGGATTTGAAGCCGGTATTAACAAACGGTTCAATTTCCTGAAAGGCTTCTGGAGCGGCTTTGGCGTAGAGTTTAATTATACCTGGATTGAAAGCGAAGTAAAAGTGCCAAGAACAACAGGCACTACCAAAGTGATGGACAAGACCAGCCTGCCCAACCAGTCAAAAAGCCTGTTCAATGCCATCCTGTTCTATGAGCGTAACGGTGTGATGGTCCGCCTGGCTGGCAATTACCGGGGCAAATCGGTGGAGACGATCAATCTGCAACTGGGGCCTGACTTCTATATCTGGACCGATAAGAATTTCACACTCGATGCATCAGCTACGATCAGCATTACCAAAAACCTCAAAGCCTTCGTAGAGCTGAACAATCTCACCAATGAGCCTTTAAGGACGTATATGGGCGATCAGCGCCGCGTAACCATGACAGAGTGGTACGGCCTGAGAGGACAAGGCGGTATACGGTGGGATATAATTAAGTAG
- a CDS encoding tyrosine-protein phosphatase: protein MKKIISVIAIILPFIASAQLADSTQRLVRMQGALNFRDAGGYTTKDGKQVVWGKVFRSADISKLTETDLQTMAGKHIYTVIDFRGVKESAAAPDKLLPATDYTLCSAGSDSLPDMKQIALLVKQGGFLEKFYGDASLPYYGARYKPLFQKLLALPDTASLLYHCTGGRDRTGMASALFLYALGVPESTIEADFTASNVYLQPMHSRMYQGMSQGMGLDMATVKKEMELRPELLHIFFGAIKNKYGSIEQFMQQELGMGSKELAVLRKKYTR from the coding sequence ATGAAAAAGATCATTTCCGTTATAGCAATCATTCTTCCCTTTATTGCTTCTGCCCAACTGGCCGACAGCACCCAACGCCTGGTACGCATGCAGGGCGCCCTTAATTTCCGGGATGCGGGCGGTTATACTACCAAAGATGGCAAACAGGTAGTATGGGGCAAGGTATTCCGCAGTGCCGATATCAGCAAGCTCACGGAGACCGACCTGCAAACCATGGCCGGTAAACATATTTATACCGTAATTGATTTCCGTGGTGTAAAGGAATCTGCTGCTGCACCGGATAAGTTGTTGCCGGCTACAGATTATACCTTGTGTTCTGCCGGCAGTGACAGCCTGCCCGACATGAAACAAATAGCCCTGCTGGTAAAACAAGGCGGGTTCTTGGAAAAGTTTTATGGCGACGCCAGCCTTCCCTATTATGGTGCGCGTTATAAGCCCCTGTTCCAAAAGTTGCTGGCTTTGCCGGATACCGCCTCTCTCCTGTACCACTGTACCGGTGGCCGAGACAGAACAGGCATGGCCTCTGCCCTGTTCCTCTATGCGCTGGGTGTTCCGGAATCAACCATTGAAGCCGACTTTACGGCTTCCAATGTTTACCTACAGCCGATGCATAGCCGTATGTACCAGGGAATGTCGCAAGGCATGGGCCTGGACATGGCCACTGTGAAAAAAGAAATGGAGCTGCGGCCGGAGCTGCTGCATATTTTCTTTGGTGCCATCAAAAACAAATATGGTTCTATAGAGCAATTCATGCAGCAGGAACTGGGCATGGGCAGTAAAGAGCTGGCAGTACTGAGGAAGAAGTATACAAGGTAA
- a CDS encoding DUF6520 family protein codes for MRKIKILLMSAAVVLAVGAAMATKAKVACDSLPQYYKVGNNYYPAGEYGIDYVCEWDHFGTCTYYYDPGSKTYYPCKAGKILWVR; via the coding sequence ATGCGAAAAATTAAAATCCTCCTGATGTCCGCAGCCGTTGTATTGGCTGTGGGCGCCGCTATGGCTACCAAAGCAAAAGTTGCCTGTGACTCCCTTCCACAGTACTACAAAGTGGGCAACAATTATTATCCCGCCGGGGAGTATGGAATTGATTACGTATGTGAGTGGGACCATTTTGGTACCTGCACGTACTATTATGATCCGGGTTCCAAAACGTATTACCCTTGCAAAGCCGGGAAGATCTTGTGGGTGAGGTAA
- a CDS encoding DUF418 domain-containing protein: protein MTAAIASASPLAAPVSQTERIGIMDALRGFAILGILLMNIPGFGLPSAVGYDPSVLNEFGTINYWIYRWVILFPEGTQRAIFSMLFGAGIILFTSRAEKKLTGVLPAEYFLRRQLWLLVFGLFDAWLLLWYGDILFDYACLGIIMYVFRKLPPKKLLIGAGICFLLMMARENRDLYLDKAVITKGERVAAIDTTKTKLTELQKEQLTAMTDMKERSTHEKKVKRMEKSIRKTTGSYAEVYEFRTAILEGMLLRFVYFGVWDVLAFMFVGMAFFKTGVLLGQASAKMYGIMTIAGLGVGLWISYVRMQPTVKYNFNWFEYTKHTWFELYTLSRLFRSFGILGFLLLLYKSGWFKWLFALMRAPGQMAFTNYLTQSLICGIFFYGVGFGMYGKLQRVEVYYFVLAVWAVQIIWSHLWLRYFHFGPLEWLWRSLTYWKKQPMRKHTNASLATA, encoded by the coding sequence ATGACTGCTGCTATTGCTTCAGCATCCCCCCTCGCTGCCCCCGTAAGTCAAACTGAACGGATCGGGATTATGGACGCACTCAGGGGCTTTGCTATCCTCGGTATTTTATTAATGAACATTCCCGGCTTTGGTCTTCCTTCTGCTGTTGGCTATGATCCCTCGGTGCTCAATGAATTTGGCACGATTAATTACTGGATCTATCGCTGGGTGATCTTGTTCCCAGAGGGCACACAACGGGCCATTTTTTCCATGCTCTTCGGCGCCGGCATTATCTTATTCACCAGCAGGGCCGAAAAGAAACTGACTGGCGTATTGCCCGCAGAGTATTTCCTGCGGCGCCAGTTATGGCTCCTGGTCTTTGGATTGTTTGATGCCTGGTTGTTATTGTGGTATGGCGATATCCTGTTTGACTATGCCTGCCTGGGCATTATCATGTATGTATTCCGGAAACTGCCGCCAAAGAAATTGCTGATAGGGGCCGGCATTTGTTTTCTGCTCATGATGGCCCGGGAAAACAGGGACCTGTACCTGGATAAAGCTGTCATCACCAAAGGTGAGCGGGTAGCAGCCATAGATACGACCAAAACAAAGCTGACAGAACTGCAAAAAGAACAACTGACTGCGATGACTGATATGAAGGAAAGAAGCACGCACGAGAAGAAAGTGAAGCGCATGGAAAAATCCATCCGGAAAACGACCGGCAGCTATGCAGAGGTCTATGAATTCAGGACCGCCATACTGGAAGGAATGCTATTGAGGTTTGTTTACTTTGGGGTATGGGATGTATTGGCGTTCATGTTCGTGGGAATGGCTTTCTTTAAAACAGGTGTACTGCTGGGACAGGCGTCGGCCAAAATGTATGGGATCATGACGATAGCAGGATTGGGTGTGGGGTTATGGATTTCGTATGTACGGATGCAGCCGACGGTGAAATACAATTTCAACTGGTTTGAATATACCAAACACACCTGGTTTGAGCTGTACACATTATCCCGCCTGTTTCGCTCTTTTGGTATTCTGGGCTTTCTCCTGCTGCTGTATAAATCGGGTTGGTTCAAGTGGTTGTTTGCGCTGATGCGGGCCCCGGGACAAATGGCCTTCACGAATTACCTTACACAATCCCTGATCTGTGGTATTTTCTTTTATGGCGTAGGCTTTGGCATGTATGGCAAATTGCAGCGGGTGGAAGTATATTATTTTGTGTTGGCAGTATGGGCAGTACAGATCATCTGGAGCCACCTCTGGCTGCGGTATTTCCACTTTGGCCCGCTGGAATGGCTGTGGCGCAGTTTGACCTATTGGAAGAAACAACCCATGCGGAAACATACAAATGCCAGCCTTGCTACTGCATGA
- a CDS encoding TlpA disulfide reductase family protein — MKNKLIPFRNNKRIVYFLILIVVLSSHLSWAQSSKTDPCTEFTLNIKKEGGKSDTVRLFYPDCAANGFDTILVLNGPVTYRGTVERATEAILYTDIRYRYLDGPPVIRFIIEPGLINLSFSSENDTVRNLKITGSTSQAEKENWETANAALFDPHYRGSLDSLYEKRTAAVIVYIKAHPDSYFSGLLLDHYKRRMPLDSAQVYYTSLTTRVKQSWIGKSILKELFALSGDMNFRKQNSDPAFFSQLEKIKSFHDLSLPDITGRVHHLSTLKGKYVVVDFWGSWCGPCFENIPYLNNLVAAMKGKPVAFVSIAIDKDLDKWKRAMAKHHFPGLNLVDTAGFAASYYNVPWVPKYVIIKPDGSIANGDAPYPISGELKPLLLSIINKKE; from the coding sequence ATGAAAAATAAGCTGATACCCTTTCGGAACAACAAGAGAATAGTTTATTTTTTAATATTAATCGTTGTCCTATCCAGTCATCTTAGTTGGGCGCAAAGCTCAAAAACAGACCCGTGTACTGAATTTACATTGAACATTAAAAAAGAAGGTGGCAAAAGTGATACAGTAAGACTTTTTTATCCTGATTGTGCTGCAAACGGTTTCGATACTATTTTAGTATTGAATGGCCCGGTAACCTATCGTGGTACCGTAGAGCGGGCAACGGAAGCCATACTGTACACTGATATACGTTATCGATACCTCGACGGACCGCCTGTAATCAGATTCATAATAGAACCGGGGCTTATCAACTTATCTTTTAGTTCGGAGAATGATACTGTCCGGAACCTGAAAATAACAGGATCAACATCCCAGGCTGAAAAAGAAAATTGGGAAACAGCCAATGCGGCTTTGTTTGATCCTCATTATCGGGGCAGTTTAGACTCTTTGTATGAAAAGCGTACAGCGGCAGTCATTGTATACATAAAAGCTCATCCTGATTCTTATTTTAGTGGCCTGTTACTTGATCACTATAAACGCAGAATGCCGCTTGATTCTGCGCAGGTTTATTATACCAGCCTGACGACTCGTGTAAAGCAAAGCTGGATCGGTAAAAGCATTTTAAAAGAGTTGTTTGCACTTAGCGGTGATATGAATTTTAGAAAACAAAACAGCGACCCTGCTTTTTTTAGTCAACTGGAAAAAATTAAAAGCTTCCATGATCTCTCCTTGCCCGATATTACCGGGCGGGTCCATCATCTGTCAACATTAAAAGGAAAATATGTTGTTGTTGATTTTTGGGGCAGTTGGTGCGGGCCCTGTTTTGAAAATATTCCGTATTTAAACAACCTGGTTGCTGCCATGAAAGGCAAACCCGTTGCGTTTGTTTCCATAGCCATTGATAAAGACCTTGACAAATGGAAAAGGGCCATGGCAAAACATCATTTTCCCGGTTTAAACCTGGTGGATACGGCAGGGTTTGCGGCCTCTTACTATAATGTGCCCTGGGTGCCCAAATATGTTATCATAAAGCCGGATGGTTCAATAGCTAATGGCGATGCTCCCTATCCGATATCAGGGGAATTAAAGCCATTATTGCTCTCGATTATAAATAAGAAAGAGTAG
- a CDS encoding cytochrome-c peroxidase has protein sequence MKTAARSTIRISFILLIMAVIGCLQLSFRKAVSPSVGIVDVYLTSFEKATADFEGMALAWKAGQSSPDSLKAGLLRTRLAYKEVEFLLAYYFPEYVKEHINGAPLLHIERNDSRAMVVTPQGLQVLDELVFGEESEKEKGQIAALAQQLKKHSQHLIDGFRQQPIKVTDWANAIRLQLVRLFTLGVTGFDTPGSLNALPEAISSLAAIKAITVSLAQEYGDTAAFQPLLSQLGEAIAYLQQPVGFDDFDRLSFLRNHINPLYKAFLYFPTGRRQSGSSGTAATGNIAWNNASHTIFSDEFLNPYYFTELTEKEDSKALHALGERLFYDPILSSNNAISCATCHQPELAFTDGRPKSASSMQERTVQRNAPTLLNAVYADRYFYDLRAFSLEQQAEHVIFHQMEFNTAYSDITRKLSRDADYTARFKQCFGDREVTRERFTKALASYVLSLRSFNSPFDRYARGESDTLNVLAQQGFNLFMGKAACGTCHFAPTFAGLVPPLYTENESEILGLPEQPGMKLADSDNGRYDNAVFSEKAWIYEKSFKTSTVRNVALTAPYFHHGAFPTLEQVIDFYNNGGGTGMGLAVKNQTLAADSLHLTDGEKRALIVFMESLTDGKTESRKVRK, from the coding sequence ATGAAAACTGCTGCGCGCTCCACGATCAGGATATCGTTCATATTACTCATAATGGCTGTCATTGGCTGTTTGCAACTCTCCTTCCGGAAAGCAGTTTCCCCTTCGGTTGGTATCGTTGATGTTTACCTTACTTCTTTTGAAAAGGCTACGGCTGATTTTGAAGGTATGGCTCTTGCCTGGAAAGCGGGCCAGTCATCCCCTGATAGCCTAAAGGCCGGTTTATTGCGCACGAGACTTGCGTACAAAGAGGTGGAGTTCCTATTGGCTTATTATTTCCCGGAATACGTAAAAGAACATATCAACGGAGCACCCCTGCTGCATATAGAGCGCAACGACAGCCGCGCGATGGTTGTTACCCCGCAAGGCTTGCAGGTGCTGGATGAACTGGTATTTGGAGAGGAGTCCGAAAAGGAAAAAGGACAAATAGCGGCGCTTGCACAACAACTGAAAAAGCATAGCCAACACCTCATTGATGGTTTCCGGCAGCAGCCAATAAAAGTAACCGACTGGGCCAACGCGATTCGCCTGCAACTGGTGCGCCTGTTTACGCTCGGTGTTACCGGTTTTGATACGCCCGGTTCGCTGAATGCCCTACCGGAAGCCATTAGCTCGCTTGCTGCCATCAAAGCGATCACGGTGTCTCTTGCGCAAGAATATGGTGATACTGCTGCTTTTCAACCCTTGCTTTCCCAACTGGGTGAGGCTATCGCTTACCTGCAACAACCCGTGGGCTTTGATGATTTTGACCGGCTCAGTTTCCTGCGCAACCATATCAATCCACTGTACAAGGCTTTCCTGTATTTTCCCACCGGCAGAAGACAGTCAGGCTCTTCAGGTACTGCTGCTACCGGCAATATTGCCTGGAACAATGCCAGCCATACTATTTTCTCCGATGAGTTTTTGAATCCATATTATTTCACGGAGCTGACGGAAAAAGAAGACAGCAAAGCATTGCATGCATTGGGTGAAAGATTGTTTTATGATCCTATCCTCAGCAGCAACAATGCTATTAGTTGCGCTACCTGCCACCAGCCAGAGCTGGCCTTTACAGATGGCCGACCTAAATCTGCCAGCAGTATGCAGGAACGTACGGTACAGCGGAATGCACCTACCCTGCTCAATGCGGTGTATGCAGACCGCTATTTTTATGACCTGCGGGCTTTCAGTCTTGAACAGCAGGCCGAGCACGTGATCTTTCACCAGATGGAATTTAATACGGCCTACAGTGATATTACCCGCAAACTCAGCAGGGATGCAGATTATACAGCACGCTTTAAACAATGCTTTGGCGACAGGGAGGTGACGCGCGAACGTTTCACAAAAGCCCTGGCTTCCTATGTATTGTCCCTGCGCTCGTTCAATAGCCCGTTTGACCGGTATGCGCGCGGTGAATCCGATACGCTGAATGTGTTGGCACAGCAAGGCTTTAACCTGTTTATGGGAAAAGCCGCCTGCGGCACCTGCCACTTTGCACCCACCTTTGCCGGGCTGGTACCTCCGTTGTATACAGAAAATGAAAGCGAGATATTAGGATTGCCAGAGCAGCCGGGTATGAAGCTGGCCGACAGCGACAACGGCCGTTATGATAACGCGGTATTCAGCGAGAAGGCCTGGATCTATGAAAAGTCGTTCAAGACCTCAACGGTACGTAATGTGGCGCTGACGGCTCCTTATTTTCATCACGGCGCTTTCCCAACACTGGAGCAGGTAATAGATTTCTACAACAATGGCGGCGGCACTGGTATGGGATTAGCGGTGAAGAACCAGACACTGGCAGCAGATTCCCTGCACCTGACAGACGGTGAGAAAAGGGCACTGATCGTATTTATGGAGTCGCTGACGGATGGAAAGACCGAAAGCCGGAAAGTACGGAAGTAA
- a CDS encoding cytochrome-c peroxidase has product MKQAIQPIYRKGWMAAGMVLLVLLLQSSFRNTSPDEATRTIILQQAARFTTAVKALNTLAHALAAGKSSLAAFKQQLLATRQAWKGIEYMAEYYYPEHVKEYLNGPPLDHLDPYPFDSSSYYGTSAAAYLGTAPLDYLERDHFLGKPAVIAPRGLQVLDEGIFSGELTNPGHIVQLTAELEEKWLIAAQALNKRKYFLPFEVIEAARLQLVRICTLGITGFDTPGSLNIIAETKAGIAALQQVMQPLLQQTTDSLSKKATLYFERTQHFLAQQNDFDTFDRLAFLTNCLNPLYKVLLDIHRQQQLTISSTLSGKTPSWNAYSDNIFASDFLDPYYYSLLQRDKDNEALRALGKQLFYDTRLSNNGQLSCGSCHKPELSFTDGVPKSYAATAGRTVLRNAPSLINAVFADRYFYDLRSFDLEDQAGQVIRNHEEFDTDFPELLKKLQADSSYVTAFARAAGSTTALPALTRYRISSALASYIISLRSFNSPFDQYVRGERKTLPLKVKQGFNLFMGKANCGTCHYPPLFSGLVPPLYRESESEVLGVLEKPGMRKVDEDKGRAGNQVPNEHASIYRHAFKTMSVRNTALTAPYFHNGAYRTLKEVIEFYNNGGAQGIGLSQALPNQTLAADSLHLSLAEQDALLSFLQSLTDSVAIKRFAR; this is encoded by the coding sequence ATGAAGCAAGCAATACAACCTATATACAGGAAAGGATGGATGGCAGCAGGCATGGTGCTGCTGGTCCTGTTGCTGCAATCTTCTTTTCGCAATACCAGTCCGGATGAAGCCACCCGCACCATCATCCTGCAACAGGCGGCCCGTTTTACAACGGCTGTTAAAGCATTGAATACGTTGGCCCATGCCCTGGCAGCCGGCAAATCCTCTCTTGCTGCATTCAAACAGCAATTGCTGGCCACCCGCCAAGCCTGGAAAGGCATTGAATATATGGCAGAGTATTATTACCCTGAACATGTAAAAGAATACCTGAACGGCCCGCCATTGGATCACCTGGACCCCTACCCATTTGATTCGTCTTCCTATTATGGTACGTCTGCTGCTGCTTACCTGGGCACAGCACCACTGGATTATCTCGAGCGGGACCATTTCCTGGGTAAGCCCGCCGTGATCGCCCCCCGTGGCTTGCAGGTATTGGATGAGGGTATATTTTCCGGTGAACTGACAAACCCCGGGCACATCGTACAACTCACTGCCGAACTAGAAGAGAAGTGGCTTATCGCGGCACAGGCATTGAACAAAAGAAAATATTTCCTGCCGTTTGAAGTAATAGAAGCTGCCCGCCTGCAACTGGTACGCATCTGCACACTGGGTATTACTGGTTTCGATACGCCCGGTTCGCTCAATATCATTGCAGAAACAAAAGCAGGCATCGCGGCCTTACAGCAGGTGATGCAGCCACTGTTGCAGCAAACCACAGATTCTCTGTCGAAAAAGGCTACCTTGTATTTTGAGCGCACGCAACATTTCCTGGCGCAACAAAATGATTTTGATACGTTCGACCGGCTGGCTTTTCTTACCAACTGTTTGAATCCCCTTTACAAAGTATTGCTGGACATTCACCGGCAGCAGCAACTCACCATTTCCTCAACACTATCGGGTAAAACGCCTTCCTGGAATGCGTATAGCGATAATATTTTTGCGTCTGACTTTCTGGACCCTTATTACTACAGTTTGCTGCAAAGGGATAAAGACAATGAGGCGCTGCGTGCATTGGGTAAGCAATTGTTTTATGATACAAGGCTCAGCAACAACGGGCAGTTGAGCTGTGGCAGTTGCCACAAACCGGAGCTTTCGTTTACGGATGGGGTTCCCAAATCGTATGCCGCTACAGCAGGCCGTACGGTATTGCGCAATGCGCCTTCACTCATCAACGCCGTATTTGCCGACCGTTATTTTTATGACCTGCGTTCTTTTGACCTGGAAGACCAGGCCGGACAGGTGATCAGGAACCATGAGGAGTTTGATACTGATTTTCCCGAGCTGCTGAAGAAGCTACAGGCCGACAGCAGCTATGTAACTGCTTTTGCACGCGCCGCAGGAAGCACCACTGCCCTCCCTGCTCTTACCCGCTACCGCATTTCATCGGCACTGGCCTCTTATATTATCTCCCTGCGTTCCTTCAACAGTCCTTTTGATCAATATGTGCGGGGAGAAAGAAAGACCTTGCCACTCAAGGTAAAGCAGGGCTTTAACCTGTTTATGGGTAAGGCCAACTGTGGTACCTGCCACTACCCGCCCCTGTTCAGCGGACTGGTGCCGCCACTTTACCGTGAAAGCGAGAGTGAGGTACTGGGTGTGCTGGAGAAACCCGGCATGCGCAAGGTGGATGAAGATAAGGGAAGAGCTGGCAACCAGGTGCCGAATGAGCATGCTTCCATTTACCGGCATGCCTTCAAAACAATGAGTGTGCGCAATACAGCACTTACTGCACCCTATTTTCACAACGGCGCGTACCGTACATTAAAGGAAGTGATTGAGTTCTACAACAATGGTGGTGCACAGGGCATTGGTTTGTCACAGGCGCTGCCCAACCAAACACTGGCGGCCGATTCTTTGCACCTGTCCCTGGCCGAACAGGATGCACTCCTTTCTTTTCTCCAATCACTTACAGATTCTGTGGCCATCAAACGATTTGCCCGGTAG